AACTACCTTACTCACACACACGCAAGATTAGATTTGTAAATGAAGGATTGTGGGCATTAAACAAAACCAGTTTCCAACAGTTCACACAACAAGAAATCTTAAAGCAGTCCATCACACTGTAGACCGTAAGAGTGATCATCCAAAGCTTTCCTGGCTGCTAAAAATAGGCAAGAGTTCTTGACTCTTATACTTACAGAAGTCAACAACTCCTGGGAAGATGGCAATTTATCAGCTTTGCAAAAATCCAAGTATTCAGATCTGCATTCTCACACCATGAACCTTCCCAACAGCTGCCAGTGTCTATTTTGCCATTTCTGAGCAAGCTGCTTTAACTGTTTAAAACTGCTTCAGTTGCCTTTATACAAGAGTCTGTTAATAAACAACTTATATTCTGAGGGCTGTTAGACAATCTCGTCATAGCCATGGATATCTACCTAGCTTGTCATGCAACTCTGTTTCTAGAATTTCACAGAGTCAAACACAAAATCCTAAAAATGTCTTAGGGTCTTTGCAGTTATAGGTAAATGACACTGAGATTGTGAGAAAGAACAGAAGTGGATGCCGCATCTTGATAGCTCTGAACAACcacacctctctctgtcttcCAAACTCTCACCTACAGTGTCCCACAGGCCTCAGTCCCCGGTTCAACACTGACATTTAATATTACAGACCATGCTGACACACCCAACTACCACAACATAGAAGAGAAATCAGGAGGCAGACAACGACCAGCTGACCATTCCCAAATCCATGGAATCCAAAAGCAGGCAAAACAAGCAATGTTCAAACAGAAgaagacaggcagacaaggttctttgggtagatgtgacatcttttattagaccgataaaaaaaaaaaaaaaaaaaaaaaatcacatctacccaaagaacctcgcctgcctttgtccttagatcaacacggctacagccaacaaccctgcaaagagaaggagaaagagtcCTGGAGAACTATCAGGCTGTCCCCCATTAGAGGACACCAGCCCTCCAGTCCGAGAGCGAGAGTTGGGTGCAGACCACTCCGTGTTACTGGACTCTTcagaccaggggttcccaaagtttgtGCACCCAAGTgcacatttgaattttttttaaaagcagcaggCGCCAATATGAATATTAACGTTTAGAATTTAGATCAATCCAATCATCTCATCCATTACTTAAAATTACATTAGATCCGCAACTTCAAAACGCAGCTTCTCTTTACTTCGTATTCTTTTGACGTTTTATCCATAGTGCCCAGGGGCACTGCACTGGGAATTGCTGCTTTAGGCTGTGTCAGTAAGTGCCTGTGTAAGGACTGCAAAGCTTTGAAGTGGTTCAGCTTCCCCACCTACCTCCAGCAAAGCAGAAGCCAACTCTGCTGGGCTCCTGGCACTTGTCTGCAAGTCCCTCCTCTGTTTCAAGACTGAGGCGCCAGGTTTTGCACAGCTCCAGGTGGTTTCTCTGCACGAGCACAGCCCTTTGTGACAGCCCAGGCATCAGAGTGCCCTCCGTTCACAGCGAGTGGCACTGTCCACCCAAATCAACCCCCCACCGCTCCCaaaaggctgcatccagacgcaGCTGTGAGACTGTTTCAAGGCCGTACAGTACCGAGCTGGGGCTGCTGTAGTACCATCAGCTGTCAGCCCACAGGTCTCGGGGCCGCCTGGCCCAAGGGGGTCCggaccagccccactgcctgcccccagcaaACCCCCATGTCCTGCCTCTGTGCCCTTCACCTCACTCACGTTTTGCTTGTACTGAaaccaggggcaggaggaaagctccagctgctgcccagagccctgcttttCCTGGGGGCATTGCTTACCCACTTGTCGAGCGGGACCTGCGCCAGGGAGCCGGTGCCCTGGTAGAGGTCCAGGCTGAGCTGCTCCAGGCTGAGCTTCTCCTGCAGGAAGTGGCCGAGGTAGCGCTGCAGCAGGTAGCGGCAGGCCCGTTTCTTGATGGACTCGGAGAAGGGCCACGGCATGGCGGCTGCGGCCGGGGGCTGCTCGGCCCCGCTCGGCGCCAGGCCCCGCCGCCCCTCAACGACAGCGACAGCGCGCGGTCTCAGCCCGCCCCATCCTCACACCGATACCGCCGCCGCCATCTTATCGGCCGCGCGCGtcgcccctgcctcctcccccctcaccgAACCTGCCcgcaccagcccccccaaccccgcaCCGACCGGCGGCGACGTGCGCCGGAGCGGAAGTGACATCACAGCACGGAGGAGGAGCGGCGGAAGTGAGCCGCGGGTGGGTGGGATGAGGCGGAAGTGGGAAGTTGGGCTCTTCAGTCGCTGTCCGGGCGGGGAGGTGTGAGGTGTGTTTGCTCTGCTGCGCATCCTGCCGAAGGGCCTTACAGACCCACCCGGGGAGCCTCGCAGCCACTGTGTGAGCATCTCGGGGCGGAGCGGGCTGCTGCCGGCGGGGGCTGCTGTGCGAGCTACTCCGGCGGCGCCCAGCGGGGCTCAAGAGCCGGGCTGGGGCGATGCGGCCCCGCCGGCCTGGGAATGAGCCGGGCGCATCTCGGGCCAGCTGCGCCCAGCTGCGTCTCGGGCACTGGCCAACAAAGAGCCGTTGTTACGGTCGTGTTGCCTTAAGCTTAGCTAATCCGCTTGGCTCCCGGAGCGAGTCTCGGTTTGTAAATAATCTATTAGTCACTTTCCTTCTTGGCAGCGACcggggcagtttggctgcaggcaGCACTCGGTTGCGCAGCGCGCTCCAGACCAGAGGGATCTTGTTTAAAGCTAAATCCTGATAAGTTTGGTGGAGAAGTGAGGCTGGGAGGAATTGCTGGTGATTGTCTTGTCCGACTACAGGTCCAGCCTACGACCTTGGCACCAGGCTCTAAGAGACTGAGCTAATCCAGCAGCTGGGTGTAACTGTAAAATCGGGAGTCCCtaaagagctgggggggggagtgatTTAGTGAGCTAGGCAGGAACTTTGTGGCTTAATCTGAATGGCTCATTGAACAAAACTGTGGCCCCCGAAAGATCTGATTGACCTTTGTTTTCTACAAGATGTGTCCCCGGCAGAAAGAGCTGGTGTCACAGCGTGTCTGTTTGCTCACTGCATTGTTCGTGGTGCAGAGTTGGCTTTATGGAACGATGACACTAAACATGGGGTTTCTGCTTGCAGAATGGAGATGGATCCCGTGGAGCTGTCCAACAATGCAGAGTTTGAAGAGGATCCTGAATATAAGGACTTTGAAGGAACTGATGTGAAGGATATGAGACTAGAGGCAGAAGCTGTTGTGAATGATGTACTGTTTGCTGTCAGCAACATGTTTGTGTCAAAAAACCTTCCCTGTGCAGAGGATGTGGCATATATCAATGTGGAAACCAGGGAAAGGAACAGGTATTGCCTGGAGCTCACAGACGCAGGACTTAGGGTAACTTTGTTTGTTTATCCTTTATAAAGCTTCTTTGTTTAAAATAGACATGAGCTGAAAGGAATCTAATAGAGGATCTGTTACCAGAGCAGTGTAATCTTTTCCCCTTCTGCATGTTTCTGAGAATCTGTTCTATGCTTTAGTGCCTCCCTAGGAGGCTGAACTAATCATTTTCCCCCAAATTAAGGGAGGATTACAGGAAGcaagctttttttaaagaacctgtGCAGACTGGGTAGGGTGGTAGCTGATGCTGGAGAAGCTTGCTGACTTCCTGTATTTCAGTCTTTGGGTCCCATACATAGTTAATAAATGCAGAAGGTGTTGAGAAATGCATAATATTAAGTTACTAAACACTTTGAACAAAAAGTTGCAATTTATTTCTCTAAActcaaatatttatttctatgcaTGCAACTGCTGTTCAGGTCATGTAAACTGCTTGGGTAAATATCTGTCCTAAGGATTTTCTCCAAAACACACTGATAACTCAGTGTTTATTTGTGTTCTCCTTCTTTgaggaaggtggggagagggcagtaTATTAGACTGATTTAATTGAGTGATTACCAAGGTCTGAGGTAAAAGTGGTCTTTGTGTTTAATATGCTAATGGGTTTGATTAATTTTTGTGATTCCCTTATGTTTCCTGTGATGATATGACTTTATTTCATGAGAAAAATGTAATGTTGGTCTCCTTACTGCAGGTGGTGGGTTATGCTTTTGACCAGGCTGATGATAATTTACAAACTCCATACCATGAGACTATCTACTCTTTATTGGACACTCTTAGCCCAGCATATCGTGAAGCTTTTGGAAATGCACTTCTACAAAGACTGGAAGCTTTGAAAAAGGATGGGCAATCATGATTCAAACAATGATGAACATCTCTTGGGGAAGGTGTATTGCTTGTATTGTTATTGCTTTATTTCTTAGTAAGAGGTACTGAGATGGTTCTTAAAGTTATCctaagcttcatttttttttttttaaataaacttctaGGCTTTTATCTTGCAGTTGGACTGACCTGAAAAATATTGGTACAGTGGATCTGTATAGATAACAAAGCCATTTATGCTACCTTGAATTGAGATTGGagcctttttttaatttttactataGATAATTAGCTAAAATGACTTGCCTTCTACACAAGTTGAAGAAATTTGATCTCTTTGCAATGCACTATTACTTATTAAGATATTTCTTAACTGATACTCTTTAAATCTTGATACCATGTATTAAAGTGTTACTGCTTTCATTATTGTAACTCACCTAAACATTGATGAAAGAATATATGAAGTTCTGAACTACTTGCTCTAGCTAATTAATGTGAATTGCTGTTCTGCTGAGAATAAAATTCTCAGCACAATTTTCTGTGCCCAGCCCTGGAAGTTCACAGCTTCATTGACAGAACGCACAACTTTCGCCAACATTCTGTATCAAAGAGTATGTAGTATCAGTATCTGAATTTAAAGGCAAGACTCGGTATTATGCAGTGTGCCCGTGTATGCCACATACTTTAAAGTAAGATGAACTGTTGGCATATGAATATGTCAGCAGAATCAGAAAAAAAGCACAGGAGTAAGCCACGATGTAACAGGCTACACTTAAAAACAACTTAAATCTGCTATAATGAGATGTTCTGTGGGTTTTGGAACATTTAGGTCCATTTACTACTCCAGATACATTTTTACATTATGTACAggatgggtttttttgctttgggcTTTACTTCCTGTAatgcagtacttcagctttttccatGTTTCTCCTTATCTGTATAGTGTCCTGTCTTGAAGAACAGTGAGTATGCAATGTAATGTTGCATTGCATGTTTCACATAGCCTTTGGTTTTAATCCAATGTTGAACTGGAAAACCATTACCTATATTTTCTACCTTGTAACTAGAGCACAACTCCTTACAAGCTTTTTGTGCTACTGTAAGTTTTCAAGTGCATATTGCATAATAGACTAACTAAATACAGCTGATCTAAAGCACCAGTACTATGGAACTAACATTCTGTAATATCATACAGTTTTTGCATTATTCAGTGTTTATGCATCTCTCCAAGTATTTCTGTTTGTTCTTTCATGCTAGGAACAAAGTGAATGCAACTAGAGAAAGAGGGTTAGATCAGCTGGTAGAAGCAAAAATACTTCAGAGACTTCTGTGGCATTagactgatttacaccagctgagactAATCTCTTTTTAATTGGAAGGATTAGTTAGTGTAGTTGTGCATTTATTATAGTGTTCATAGGTGGTGCTTATAATTATGACTAAGAAGACCTCTGTGGTCAAATGTTTCTGCGTTCAGGTGCTTTAATTTTAATGTTTCATTGAATATTTTGTTTTAGGTTGAAACATTTCATGTTAATCTGCTTTAAGGTTAATGTATATTTTCATGCTTTAAGGATTGTTCAGATGTTTTTGCACAGTTTTGTGGCGTGTGCTTAGTCCTCTATGAGGAAAATGTACTCTGCCATGTTTATATCTGAATAATTTTCCAACTAATGCACCTGCTTTGTTGTATTTCAATGACTAGataactaaataaatgcacaaacaTGTATGATCAGTTTTTTCTTCTTGTGAAATAAATTTTACTTAAAGTGTGCATATTTTAAGCATACTTAACTGCAAGTCTGAGTAAACAAACAAGACCTGTGGTAGTTTTGTATACCAGCATCTCAATGCTTTCAAGTAACTGTTTGAATAGAACAGTGATGTAAGACAATATAAGAAGGGGGATGTAGAGGAAAGCTCTAGAAGCCTGCAGGCAAATTTCAAAAGCAGTACTGGATGATTGATAGTAATTCTTAAATGGACAGTAAAATGGATATGGAAGAAGAGTGCAAGGAATGAACTCAACAGTGTAAACCACAAAAGTATTTTAAAGAAGAAACAAACTCTCTGTAAACATCTTAGTAAAAAACAAGACTGACATATATGCTATAAAATAATCTTAATCCTCGATCATTGCACCTAAAACTAGGTTCATGAAGAGGTATGTgctgtcattttaaattcagattAATTACTTCCAAGACTCAAATTAGCAGTGTCTAACCATGTAATGAGTCAGTGCTGTAGGATAACTTTTCAAAAGCTGTTCGGTAACATTTGGAAGAATGCAGTTGTCAACATTGCAATTACTCAGACACACACAGATGGTGCAGTGCCCTCCTCAAGACGGCTCTGTATTGTTTGAACTCCACTTACGGTCGGAATGCTGCTGCCAAGGAGGATAGATGGATTCATAGCCTCAGACTCATAActgttgggggctggaagggacctcatgcgATCATCAGGTCCTGCCTCTCCACAGTTGGGCAGGCAAGACTTCTGGGATCAGTTGCCCCCAGCAAAGTACAAATCAAGATGTTTTTTAAATAGCTCCAGGGTAGGCAACTGTGCCAGCTCTAggtggagtctgttccagaccctcggCTCTTGAATTGTAAAGCTTTCCTCACTTCATCTGCATAGTGAAAAAATATGAAGTCGTGTTGTAGCCATCACGTTACCTCGAAGTAACTGAATCCTTGAGGGCAGCAGGAGCTTGGtcaacaactgttcactagggcaccccggggaagaccagggccaactcctggaaggctgcttcaggcttaataccaggaaaaacttcacagttaaGAGTGTGGAATAAACTCGCCAGAGgtagtgcagtcacctaccctggaggtttttaagcggAGAcaggacagtcacctcgctggggtcacctaaccccagctgtcttcctgcctggAGCGGGGgagggctgaacctgatgatctgcgaggtcccttgcagccccagaCAGCCTATGAATCTCATGCAGGGAAGCGAAAGTAAGTACTTCATAGCCCCGCTTTGGACGCCGCTCCGAGCACAGGTCCCGCACGTGCAGTTCAGCACGGTGGATGCAAGCGTTACTAAACCCGTCCAGCACCCTGTGAGCGGTGTTTCTAGACCCCCGGTCCGGCTCCCCCTGTAGTTATGGAGGAGCTCTGACCCTGAGAGGAAAGAGCCGGCTCCTGTCCCTCCGCGCGGGGGCGTCTGCGTCCGCTGGGCCCGTGCCAGCTCCTCGCTGCCGGCCACCGGGGAGCGCGGGCAGAGCACTTGCCCCCCGCCGCTGCGGCAGGGCAGGGCCTTCCCCCCGCCGCTGCGGGGCCGCGTGCCGCCCCCGGCTGGAGCCCCCCCTCACTGTGTCCGCGgctccgccccctccccccgccgggCGGGGCGGCCGCGGTCTCCTAGCAACCCGGCGGCTTCCCGGCCGCggccatggcggcggcggcggcggggggcgcCTCTTCGGAGGCTGCCTCGCGGAGCCGCCGCGTCTTCCTCAACCACCTGGACTCCTACGGCGGCGGCAACATCGGCAAGGTGGCCCGGGGCCGCCCAAGGGCCGGGTCCCCAACCCAGGGGCTGTGGTTTGCGGCCCTCCTGGCAGCAGGACTGTCTGGGGGCCAAGGAAGACACCCAGGCGGGGGGGTCCTCTCCTCACCCGGAGAGGGGTAGTGGCTTTGCCCATTGAGGCGCTGTAACCTGTCTTCCTTTCTGCTCTTCCCTTTGGGCCACCAGTATCTGTCCAGGTGCGTGGTCGGGGCCTCGctggaggaggtggcagaggaggaggatgaggacGATGAGGCCAAGTTGGCTGGAGAAGCCAGCAGCAAGCCGAAGGCAGGCGTCTATCAGATCGTGGGGACCCTGTCTCAGGCCGGGAGCACGAAACCCGACTTTGCCGAGGAAACCTACACTGTAAGTGGCAGCCGCGGCCGTCCGGGCAGCGGCTTGGCAGGGGCTGTTCGCCCCAGATGGATGTGCCAGGACTTCAAAGTGTAAGACAGACAAATACCATCTGTCGCTGAACAGCAAGCACAATGCGTTGAAAATCAGGAACGTGGCCTTTGTGCTTGGtcccccagctctccctgcagcctgtcccTACTCACTCTCATCTCTGCACTCGTGGGATTTGGTCTCAAGCAGCGGTGCTTGACCTTTCTTCTCTGGCGGGATGGATAGGCAGTGCCTGGTCCTCCTGCGGGCCAGACCCTGCTGGTGGTCCTTCCTGGTCTGACTCTCGGGGCAGACACAGCAAACACCATCAGTCCCCTCGGAaggggcctgcccagccctacagggggaagggggcttggctCAACAccaacccagccccatgcaggggAGAAGCATGGCCCACTCCCAACCCAATGCAATCCCAGTCCAGATTCAGGAAGGGAGGGTTGTGGACCAGagcctggggcttggggtttaGGAAATTGGCGgtcatattaatggccactgcccccctgctgccaaatttcctcaTCTGTGGGGATCCCCACAGGCCAGACATCATGGCTCTCCAGGCTGCAgttggcccataggctggaggttgagcaccctgatctaaaaaatactgaaattaatggaaagCCTAAAATTAAACTCCATGTCTACCCTTCTCATTCATTTATGCATTCTTTTTACTTTCCAGGAATAGTTATTATGTAGGTAACACTAGGTGTGCAACATCCCTAACTACTTACTGAGTCCGCTGTTTTTAGCAGTGACTGCGTCGTTTGGATGCCTCACTTTTGGCTTTCTTTTGTGAAGAGGGGTGCTTGTAACATTATGAAAGTAAAATCCCTGTCTCAAGTGAGAGATGCAACATAATTAACGactttttgaaaatcttgccctgaacttctgtttggctgAATTAGCCAATGAGAACatgctgcaggggtgtaggttgtagccgtgttggtctaaggacataggcagacaaggttccttgggtgaatttgatatcttttattagaccaacccaaatagttggagaatagttattaagcaagctttcgagttcaaaaacccttcgtcaggctaaggaagtttcagcagttggtgtgtgctcttcctggatggaatgaaaagtaaagaagccaggggctgggctgggctgggctgggctgggctgggctggggagtcggtTGCCAGGCAgtttataatgtatcaaaaatccaatgtctatatttagtccatgatctctagtatccaggaggttgatgaaatggagctcataggctcatctctgggaagtgttgtgtaaatttcccttgaggatcaggactgagagattggagagcgagaactgcagcagttcttcacgtggtatccgggtggcagtacagaagaaacccccccacaaatcgcacaccgctggttatgacatatcacccctcctttgaacctgtacagaaaatc
This genomic window from Alligator mississippiensis isolate rAllMis1 chromosome 2, rAllMis1, whole genome shotgun sequence contains:
- the GSKIP gene encoding GSK3B-interacting protein, translating into MEMDPVELSNNAEFEEDPEYKDFEGTDVKDMRLEAEAVVNDVLFAVSNMFVSKNLPCAEDVAYINVETRERNRYCLELTDAGLRVVGYAFDQADDNLQTPYHETIYSLLDTLSPAYREAFGNALLQRLEALKKDGQS